The genomic segment ATTGGTTACATAGCTGTAACGAACGATGAAGTCAGTGAAAAACTCGGTCGTAGAGAAATTTATATAGCGTTTCGTGGCACAACGAGGAATTATGAATGGATCAATGTTCTTGGTGCCCGACCTGAATCTGCTGAACCTCTGTTTCATCCCAAATCGCTAAATAAAGCTGACCCtgaagatgataatgatgatgatgatgatgatgctgatGAAAATGAACCCAAAGTGATGAATGGGTGGCTAAAGATTTATGTTTCCAGTGACCCAAATTCGTCATTTACAAGATTAAGTGCTAGAGCACAACTTCAGATAATGATTGAAGATTTAAGAGAACAATATAAAGATGAGAATCTGAGTATAACTTTTACAGGTCACAGTCTTGGTGCAAGTTTATCAATTTTAGCTGCTTTTGATCTTGTTGAAAATGGGGTTACTGATATTCCGGTATCCGCCATTATTTTCGGTAGTCCACAGGTAGGAAACAGGGCATTCAACGAAAAGCTGAAAGATTTCCCAAATTTGAAGATCTTACATGTTAAGAACAAGATTGATCTCATAACTCATTATCCAAGTTCTTTATTGGGGTATGTCAATTCTGGGATTGAGCTAGTGATTGACTCCAGAAAATCCCCAAGTTTGAAGGACTCCAAAAATCCAAGTGACTGGCATAATTTGCAGGTAAGGTTATTAAACCTAGCGGGCTGAGATGAATTTAGACGAATCAAAATGAGTTGcgttaataaataaacattttattgtggggattgcccttcaaaggcactggtctttaatttttgtccttcgcctaatatctcGAGGTTCTGGGTTTTAACCctggctcagtaaaaaaaaaaaaggaatttcgcaagacaaagttttgcatgcaaaactttaccttaaggtagagtttgaaacttTGCTTGTGCAGAGTTCCTGAGGCCTAACTTTGTTACGAAACTCGctcgcgattttttttttgaccgaGCCGGCTCGAACCTCAAACTCACAGATTAGCGAAGAGCgtaaattaaagaccaccaattcgaggggcaaaaattaaagaccagtgtctttgaagggtaatcgtgcaaatgacccataaATATATGGGTTAAATAACCCGTCGAAAGTTATTTGGACTGAAATAGGCCGAGATATGGGTTATAACTCAACCGATCCAattcttacaattttttttttaatttttaattgtttaaatatctaataaaacttatttttctttatttgactATATAGAGGAGTAGAAaacatattaataaaataaagtactttttaaaatagtttGACAAAGTTTCTCGTGGGTAAATTTAAGTCCCATATCAGCTCACAATTTTAGATGCATGGAATTGGGCTAATAAATGGGCGAGCTATTTTGAATGGATGAGCAGATCATATttttatgggctaattttgtGCCTCCTATTTGCAGGCAATGTTGCATATTGTAGCTGGTTGGAATGGGGAAGATGAAGAATTTGAGCTGAAAGTAAAGAGAAGTTTGGCTCTAGTGAATAAGTCAAGTTCAATATTGAAAGATGAGATATTGATTCCAGGATCATGGTGGGTTGAGAAGAATAAAGGGGTGGTTCTTGATGAAGATGGAGAATGGACTCTTGCACCACCTTCAGATGAGGATATTCCAATCCCTGAGTATTGACTTTTTCTCTGAGTGGCTTGTTAATTATTGGTttgttctctttttatttttctaaatttgtCTTTGTTTATTTGTGCATAGTTTGGTTGACTAAGTTTTTGGAAggcaattttttaaattttatttgtcTATTTATTTTACGCAGTTGCAGTGGTTgaccaattttttattttaaaaaaaaaagtatttttaagtagtagcaaaaataacttttagaaactgaaaaaggtaaattctttataaaagtACTTTCGGAACATTGACTAATTGTGATTCT from the Lycium ferocissimum isolate CSIRO_LF1 chromosome 11, AGI_CSIRO_Lferr_CH_V1, whole genome shotgun sequence genome contains:
- the LOC132036540 gene encoding phospholipase A1-IIdelta isoform X1, coding for MGTEPTWHELLGSNNWEGLLDPLDLNLRQLILRCGDFCQATYDAFNNDENSKYCGSSRYGKSSFFHKVMFPSSSNYHVYSFLYATARVGAHKALFLHSLSRDSWDRESNWIGYIAVTNDEVSEKLGRREIYIAFRGTTRNYEWINVLGARPESAEPLFHPKSLNKADPEDDNDDDDDDADENEPKVMNGWLKIYVSSDPNSSFTRLSARAQLQIMIEDLREQYKDENLSITFTGHSLGASLSILAAFDLVENGVTDIPVSAIIFGSPQVGNRAFNEKLKDFPNLKILHVKNKIDLITHYPSSLLGYVNSGIELVIDSRKSPSLKDSKNPSDWHNLQAMLHIVAGWNGEDEEFELKVKRSLALVNKSSSILKDEILIPGSWWVEKNKGVVLDEDGEWTLAPPSDEDIPIPEVYSLENDAISKLAEDGVSQIPDDGIENEEHRHIAILKESRFFIHRTKAVLKQSYKEGHFVFRQFGKHG
- the LOC132036540 gene encoding phospholipase A1-IIdelta isoform X2; this translates as MGTEPTWHELLGSNNWEGLLDPLDLNLRQLILRCGDFCQATYDAFNNDENSKYCGSSRYGKSSFFHKVMFPSSSNYHVYSFLYATARVGAHKALFLHSLSRDSWDRESNWIGYIAVTNDEVSEKLGRREIYIAFRGTTRNYEWINVLGARPESAEPLFHPKSLNKADPEDDNDDDDDDADENEPKVMNGWLKIYVSSDPNSSFTRLSARAQLQIMIEDLREQYKDENLSITFTGHSLGASLSILAAFDLVENGVTDIPVSAIIFGSPQVGNRAFNEKLKDFPNLKILHVKNKIDLITHYPSSLLGYVNSGIELVIDSRKSPSLKDSKNPSDWHNLQAMLHIVAGWNGEDEEFELKVKRSLALVNKSSSILKDEILIPGSWWVEKNKGVVLDEDGEWTLAPPSDEDIPIPEY